A genomic segment from Bradyrhizobium sp. ISRA430 encodes:
- a CDS encoding LysR family transcriptional regulator has protein sequence MDDIDVSLLRSFVAVAETGRMTTAAKVVNRSQGAVSQQIKRLEDLFRTPLFERHAAAVRLTRSGERLMVAAHRIIALNDEVMSQMLAVEFAGEVRLGVPHDVVGMLMPPILRLFRQDHPNVLVTLVSDTSRALKQSLVEGDVDLTLLTEPQPGERDLLLLSDRLVWVGAKGGDAHNRRPLPIALGQESCGFRASAVQALTKAKIEWRAICQVGSLEPVFATLEADMAIAPFLSKTVPERLAVFSGSHLPKLPRQFVNMRLPSTGVGALTTELARYIREGFHKRHG, from the coding sequence ATGGACGACATCGACGTGAGTCTGCTGCGCTCATTCGTGGCCGTAGCTGAGACGGGTCGCATGACGACGGCGGCAAAGGTCGTGAACCGGAGCCAGGGCGCGGTCAGTCAGCAGATCAAGCGGCTGGAAGATTTGTTCCGCACGCCTCTTTTCGAGCGGCACGCCGCTGCGGTGCGGCTAACGCGCAGCGGGGAGCGGTTGATGGTTGCCGCCCATCGTATCATCGCGCTGAACGACGAAGTAATGAGCCAAATGCTGGCCGTCGAGTTCGCAGGCGAAGTGCGGCTCGGCGTGCCCCATGACGTGGTCGGCATGCTGATGCCACCCATTCTGCGACTCTTTCGACAGGATCATCCGAACGTCCTAGTCACACTTGTCAGCGATACGAGCCGTGCTTTGAAGCAGAGCCTCGTCGAGGGCGACGTCGATCTGACGCTGCTGACCGAGCCGCAACCCGGCGAGCGCGATCTTCTGCTGCTTTCTGACCGGCTGGTTTGGGTTGGTGCAAAAGGCGGCGACGCCCATAACCGCCGTCCATTGCCGATTGCCCTCGGGCAGGAAAGCTGCGGCTTCCGCGCGTCGGCCGTACAGGCGCTGACCAAGGCAAAGATCGAATGGAGGGCGATATGTCAGGTGGGCAGCCTAGAGCCGGTCTTCGCCACGCTCGAAGCGGATATGGCAATTGCGCCATTTCTGTCGAAGACGGTCCCTGAACGCCTTGCTGTGTTTAGCGGTTCTCATTTGCCGAAGCTGCCGAGGCAGTTCGTCAATATGAGACTTCCCTCGACGGGCGTCGGTGCTCTCACTACAGAACTCGCGCGATATATTCGCGAGGGTTTTCACAAGCGTCATGGCTAA
- a CDS encoding LysE family transporter: MDRVALGLFLIAAIGLLGSPGPAIAALVAVGRARGLVGGLPYFLGLQLGLAMAAGITAAGLFSLLAAFPSALRGMTISATIYLVYLAYKIASSPVGEAARTSNGAHASPAAGFLLGMTNPKAYLAFASLLASYTLIKGSTQQDAFTKWILLIAVMIVVDIVWLYLGAILQGLMLSPNSERLLNVTLGLAVLIAAGLAFV, from the coding sequence ATGGACAGGGTCGCACTCGGCCTATTTTTGATTGCGGCGATCGGATTGCTTGGATCGCCTGGGCCTGCGATTGCGGCCCTTGTCGCGGTCGGTCGCGCCCGAGGCCTTGTTGGTGGGCTGCCCTACTTCCTGGGGCTTCAATTGGGTCTGGCAATGGCTGCCGGCATTACGGCCGCGGGACTTTTTTCGTTATTGGCAGCATTCCCGTCCGCGCTACGCGGGATGACTATATCCGCCACGATTTATCTCGTCTATCTCGCCTACAAAATTGCGTCGTCACCGGTTGGAGAAGCTGCCCGGACAAGCAATGGCGCGCACGCATCACCTGCGGCGGGATTTCTCTTGGGTATGACAAATCCGAAAGCCTATTTGGCATTCGCATCTCTGCTCGCATCGTACACTTTGATTAAAGGTAGCACGCAGCAGGATGCTTTCACCAAATGGATTTTGCTGATAGCGGTGATGATCGTGGTAGACATCGTTTGGCTCTACTTGGGGGCCATTCTGCAAGGACTGATGCTGTCGCCAAATAGCGAACGCCTGCTAAATGTCACCTTGGGATTAGCGGTGCTAATCGCAGCCGGATTGGCATTCGTTTAG
- a CDS encoding methyltransferase domain-containing protein → MLMRNDRTALTLKCPACSRETPHRFLYIKNGCEIVQCRDCGLGRTEASSFDPLAYYDDGYFSGRQSDGYADYRGAEPVLRREFARTVEFIRHRKPQGCLLEIGCAYGFFLDEARRAGFEVSGIEPAEAAAAHAGDLGLNVVCGLLSEATLKSLGTLDVIVLLDVIEHLPDPQEALALFADHLRPGGIIVLTTGDFGSLAARLTGAHWRLMTPPQHLWFFNRDSIGSLAHSVGLRVESSDYPWKFVPFSLIAFQVGRMLGRKIAASPTGNRFAIPVNLFDAMRVVLSKAPPCSDQSLP, encoded by the coding sequence GTGCTGATGCGAAACGACCGAACTGCGCTTACGCTTAAGTGTCCCGCGTGCAGTCGGGAGACGCCGCATCGGTTTCTTTACATCAAGAACGGCTGCGAAATCGTTCAATGTCGTGACTGCGGATTGGGACGCACCGAGGCATCGAGCTTCGATCCCCTCGCCTATTATGACGACGGCTACTTTTCCGGCCGTCAGTCCGACGGCTATGCCGATTATCGCGGCGCCGAACCCGTGCTACGGCGCGAGTTCGCCCGTACGGTCGAGTTCATCCGGCACCGCAAGCCACAGGGCTGCCTGCTCGAGATCGGTTGCGCCTACGGCTTTTTTCTCGATGAGGCCCGCCGCGCCGGATTTGAGGTGAGCGGCATCGAGCCGGCGGAAGCGGCTGCTGCCCATGCTGGCGATCTCGGCTTGAACGTCGTCTGCGGCCTGCTGAGCGAAGCGACTCTCAAGTCGCTTGGCACCTTGGATGTTATCGTCCTCCTCGATGTTATCGAGCATCTGCCCGACCCACAGGAAGCCCTCGCACTGTTCGCGGACCATCTCCGGCCGGGCGGAATCATCGTGCTGACGACCGGAGACTTCGGTTCCTTGGCGGCGCGGTTGACCGGCGCGCACTGGCGCCTGATGACGCCTCCGCAGCACCTGTGGTTCTTCAACCGCGACAGCATCGGGTCTCTCGCCCATTCGGTGGGCCTGCGCGTCGAAAGTTCCGATTACCCCTGGAAATTCGTGCCGTTCTCGCTGATCGCCTTCCAGGTCGGTCGCATGCTCGGCCGCAAGATCGCGGCCAGCCCGACCGGCAACCGGTTCGCTATTCCAGTGAACCTGTTCGACGCAATGCGCGTGGTCTTGAGCAAGGCGCCCCCATGTTCGGATCAGAGCCTCCCATGA
- a CDS encoding NAD(P)/FAD-dependent oxidoreductase, translating to MDSYDLIVIGTGTAAQVAASRVRKAGRSVAVIDHRPFGGTCALRGCDPKRMMVSGAEAIDLARRMRTRGVIGDLSIEWKDLIAFRRSFTDPVPKKREQDFAKQGIDAFHGLARFAGPDRIAVGDHTLRGRHVLIASGARPAPLAFPGAGHLTTSDAFMDLAELPGRIVMVGGGYIAAEFSHIAARAGARVTVLQRAVRMLPAFDAELVDWLMEKFAEIGVDVRTGNAVTAIEQCGDEYRVHVQTPQGEAIVNADLVVHAAGRVPDLTELNLSAANVAIADGRLELNDFLQSVSNPIVYAAGDAAAKGPPLTPVSSHDAKVAAANILEGNRHKPDYRGVPSVAFTLPPIAAVGLSESAARMQAPKLRVKSASVPNWYTARRVAESVYGYKTLVDEDSDRILGAHLVGPHADEVINLFALAIRNDLTIDDLKSTIFGYPTGASDIGYML from the coding sequence ATGGATTCATATGATCTCATCGTGATTGGTACTGGAACCGCGGCTCAGGTGGCTGCAAGCCGGGTCCGCAAAGCGGGACGGTCGGTGGCGGTGATCGACCATCGCCCATTTGGTGGCACCTGCGCCCTGCGCGGCTGCGATCCCAAGAGGATGATGGTCAGCGGCGCCGAGGCCATCGATCTCGCGCGCCGTATGCGAACTCGCGGCGTGATAGGAGACCTATCCATCGAATGGAAAGACCTGATCGCCTTCAGGCGATCCTTCACTGATCCCGTGCCGAAAAAGCGCGAGCAAGACTTCGCCAAGCAAGGCATCGATGCGTTTCATGGCCTGGCTCGCTTCGCCGGGCCCGATCGCATCGCGGTGGGTGATCACACCCTTCGAGGCCGTCACGTGTTGATTGCAAGCGGTGCCCGGCCGGCCCCTCTCGCTTTCCCCGGCGCCGGGCATCTCACCACGAGCGATGCCTTCATGGATCTTGCGGAACTGCCCGGGCGCATCGTGATGGTCGGCGGCGGCTACATTGCCGCTGAATTCTCGCACATAGCCGCGCGCGCAGGCGCCCGAGTGACGGTCCTGCAGCGCGCGGTACGGATGCTGCCGGCCTTCGACGCCGAACTGGTTGACTGGCTGATGGAGAAATTTGCCGAAATCGGCGTGGACGTACGCACTGGAAATGCGGTGACGGCGATCGAGCAGTGCGGCGATGAATACCGCGTGCATGTGCAGACGCCGCAGGGCGAAGCGATCGTGAACGCCGATCTCGTGGTACATGCAGCAGGCCGCGTTCCTGATCTGACAGAGCTCAATTTGTCGGCCGCGAATGTTGCCATCGCGGACGGGAGACTTGAACTCAACGACTTCTTGCAGAGTGTGTCCAACCCGATCGTCTATGCAGCGGGGGACGCCGCGGCAAAGGGCCCGCCGCTGACGCCCGTGTCGAGTCACGATGCCAAGGTGGCCGCGGCCAACATCCTGGAAGGCAATCGTCACAAGCCTGACTATCGGGGCGTCCCAAGCGTCGCATTCACACTGCCCCCGATCGCCGCGGTCGGGCTTTCCGAGAGCGCCGCCCGTATGCAGGCACCAAAATTGCGCGTGAAGTCCGCGAGCGTGCCAAATTGGTATACCGCCCGCCGTGTTGCCGAATCCGTCTACGGCTACAAGACGCTCGTCGACGAAGATAGCGATCGCATTCTCGGCGCACACCTCGTCGGACCGCACGCCGATGAAGTCATCAATCTATTCGCGCTTGCGATTCGGAACGATCTCACGATCGACGATCTCAAATCGACGATCTTCGGCTATCCGACCGGAGCCTCCGATATCGGCTACATGCTTTAG
- the merP gene encoding mercury resistance system periplasmic binding protein MerP, whose amino-acid sequence MNKALMSTTFAVCLLASSAALAAEKTVTLAVKNMYCAACPHTVKASLERVPGVAKVAVSYKDKTAIVTFDDEKTGVNALTAATTNAGYPSAPKG is encoded by the coding sequence ATGAACAAAGCGCTTATGTCCACGACATTCGCAGTTTGCCTGCTGGCGTCTTCCGCTGCGTTGGCTGCCGAGAAGACGGTTACGCTTGCGGTCAAGAATATGTATTGCGCGGCGTGTCCTCACACCGTCAAAGCAAGCCTGGAACGGGTGCCGGGCGTGGCCAAGGTCGCCGTGTCTTACAAGGACAAGACGGCCATCGTGACCTTCGATGATGAGAAAACTGGCGTGAACGCGCTGACTGCCGCCACCACCAATGCCGGCTATCCTTCCGCTCCCAAGGGTTAG
- a CDS encoding GDCCVxC domain-containing (seleno)protein, whose protein sequence is MTRESIINCPHCATAKLEIMPTDACQFFYDCTGCGARLRPKPGDCCVFCSYGSVPCPPIQAERSGRSGTAHCCGG, encoded by the coding sequence ATGACCCGCGAATCCATCATCAACTGTCCGCACTGCGCTACTGCCAAGCTGGAAATCATGCCGACCGATGCTTGCCAGTTCTTTTATGACTGCACCGGTTGCGGGGCGAGGCTGCGGCCAAAGCCAGGCGATTGTTGCGTGTTTTGCTCCTACGGCTCTGTCCCGTGCCCGCCAATCCAAGCCGAGCGTTCAGGCAGGTCCGGTACGGCGCATTGTTGCGGGGGATAA
- a CDS encoding glycosyltransferase family 2 protein has translation MTGRIRNPWVVVAAYNEAPVVGSVVSGIRHAGYAVVVVDDGSADRTGDVALLAGATVLRHPVNLGQGAALQTGIDYALEQRADAIVTFDADGQHSPIAIAELLAAIEQPGIDFALGSRFLTGATANLPVSRRMMLSAAIWFTRASTGLPVTDTHNGLRAMTARGARAIYLRQNRMAHASEILHQIAQSRLRFVEVPVNIEYSAYSLAKGQRITDAMAILIDLFARRLYR, from the coding sequence ATGACCGGCCGGATTCGCAATCCCTGGGTCGTCGTCGCGGCGTACAATGAAGCGCCAGTGGTCGGCAGCGTCGTGTCCGGCATTCGCCACGCCGGATACGCGGTCGTCGTAGTCGATGACGGCTCCGCCGACCGCACCGGCGACGTCGCGTTGCTCGCAGGCGCGACCGTCCTTCGGCATCCGGTCAACCTCGGACAGGGCGCCGCGCTGCAGACCGGCATCGACTACGCCCTCGAGCAGCGTGCAGATGCGATCGTCACGTTCGACGCCGACGGCCAGCATTCCCCCATAGCCATCGCGGAACTGCTCGCGGCGATCGAGCAGCCCGGCATCGATTTCGCGCTCGGCAGCCGCTTTCTCACCGGTGCGACCGCAAATCTGCCGGTGTCGCGCCGCATGATGCTCAGCGCTGCGATCTGGTTCACGCGCGCCAGCACCGGACTGCCGGTCACCGATACCCACAATGGCCTTCGCGCGATGACCGCGCGCGGCGCGCGCGCGATCTACTTGCGACAGAACCGAATGGCGCACGCGTCCGAGATCCTGCACCAGATCGCGCAGAGCCGCCTGCGCTTTGTCGAGGTGCCGGTGAACATCGAGTACAGCGCCTATTCGCTGGCCAAGGGCCAACGCATCACCGATGCGATGGCCATCCTGATCGATCTGTTTGCGCGGAGGCTCTACCGATGA
- a CDS encoding mercuric transporter MerT family protein — translation MTIKQDPQDPIAGGSGRGTTLLAAGGLLSAVAASSCCILPVVLFSLGISGAWIGNFTQLAPYQPYFLAATVVCLGIGYWLVHRASQRACVEGEACGRPLPNRLAKTALVVATVLVVAALGFDFLAPLLFDS, via the coding sequence ATGACAATCAAGCAAGATCCTCAAGACCCTATTGCCGGCGGTTCAGGGCGCGGAACGACCCTGCTGGCGGCAGGCGGCCTTTTGAGTGCGGTCGCCGCCTCGTCCTGCTGCATCCTGCCTGTGGTTCTGTTCAGCCTCGGGATCAGCGGCGCCTGGATCGGCAACTTCACCCAGCTTGCGCCCTATCAACCCTATTTTCTCGCCGCCACGGTGGTATGTCTCGGAATTGGCTATTGGCTCGTTCATCGTGCATCGCAAAGGGCCTGCGTCGAGGGCGAAGCCTGCGGTCGTCCTTTGCCGAACCGGCTGGCCAAGACCGCGCTGGTCGTGGCCACGGTCCTCGTCGTTGCGGCGCTTGGTTTCGATTTCCTGGCGCCACTGCTTTTCGACTCATGA
- a CDS encoding IS110 family transposase produces the protein MDYFCGLDVGMDETAICVVDGSGKVALEVAVVTDPDAIKAALTPYRGRLRRLGHEAGSLSPWLHPELLKLGLPAVCLETFHVRAALKAQRNKTDRTDALGLAHLMRTGWFRKAHIKSEACYRLRLLLTHRRNLKRKFLDLENAIRHSLKVFGIRLSHVGRGGFAQVVREAVAGDALVSELIDAMLNARAALWKEYCRLHDLVVKLVASHELCRRFMQIPGVGPVAALSFMTAIDDPARFKRSRDVAAYFGLTSRRWQSGSSIDVKGRISKAGDGDVRRALYEAASALLTRFKRKDKVKTWGLAIAKRTSHRKATVAVARKLAVIMHAMWVDGTFYCGDPAASQADVRARAAVKERKLLGAHA, from the coding sequence ATGGACTACTTCTGTGGCCTGGATGTCGGCATGGACGAGACGGCAATCTGCGTGGTGGACGGCAGCGGCAAGGTCGCGCTGGAGGTCGCGGTGGTGACCGATCCGGACGCGATCAAGGCGGCGCTCACGCCGTATCGTGGCCGCTTGCGGCGGCTCGGCCACGAGGCGGGGTCGCTGTCGCCCTGGCTGCACCCGGAACTGTTAAAGCTCGGCTTGCCGGCGGTCTGCCTGGAAACCTTCCACGTCCGCGCGGCGCTGAAGGCGCAGCGCAACAAGACCGACCGGACGGACGCGCTCGGCCTGGCGCATTTGATGCGCACCGGTTGGTTCCGCAAGGCGCATATCAAGAGCGAAGCCTGCTACCGGCTGCGGCTGCTCTTGACGCACCGGCGCAATCTGAAGCGCAAGTTTTTGGATCTGGAGAACGCGATCCGGCACTCGCTGAAGGTGTTTGGCATTCGCCTCAGCCATGTCGGCCGCGGCGGCTTTGCGCAAGTCGTACGCGAGGCGGTGGCGGGCGATGCGCTGGTCAGCGAGTTGATCGACGCCATGCTGAATGCGCGCGCCGCGCTGTGGAAGGAGTACTGCCGGCTGCACGATCTCGTGGTCAAGCTGGTGGCGAGCCATGAACTGTGCCGGCGCTTCATGCAGATCCCTGGCGTCGGCCCGGTGGCAGCGCTGAGCTTCATGACGGCGATCGACGACCCCGCACGCTTCAAGCGGTCGCGCGATGTGGCGGCCTATTTTGGCTTGACCTCGCGGCGTTGGCAGTCCGGCTCCTCGATCGACGTCAAGGGGCGGATCAGTAAGGCGGGCGATGGCGACGTGCGGCGGGCGCTTTATGAGGCGGCCTCCGCGTTGCTGACCCGCTTCAAGCGCAAGGACAAGGTCAAGACCTGGGGGCTTGCGATCGCCAAGCGCACGAGCCACCGCAAGGCGACCGTTGCGGTGGCACGCAAGCTCGCGGTGATCATGCATGCGATGTGGGTCGATGGCACGTTTTATTGCGGCGATCCGGCGGCCTCGCAGGCGGACGTGCGGGCACGTGCCGCCGTCAAGGAGCGCAAGCTGCTCGGAGCCCATGCATGA
- the galE gene encoding UDP-glucose 4-epimerase GalE, producing the protein MAILITGGAGYIGSHMAYELADRGEQAIVIDDFSSGFEAAIPSGVPIFARDIGDQRRVAPLIAKYGISEIIHFAASAVVAESVADPLRYYRNNTANSRSLIELAIRSGVQRFILSSTAAVYGNPPANPVTEETPVAPVSPYGSSKLMAEMMLRDAARAHGLRYVILRYFNVAGADPALRTGQATRGATHLIKVAAETAVGLREKIQVFGTDYPTPDGTCIRDYIHVSDLVNAHCRALSYLRDDGTSLTLNCGYGRGFSVLQVIDAMRHESGNDFPVELVARRPGDPAEVVASAERMRNLLGWQPQWDDLSLIVRHALAWERKRLAQSNARPPSRASQPVPLRPIVGKVRGDKRLPPGSSTLVQEQRTRRR; encoded by the coding sequence ATGGCGATCCTTATCACCGGAGGTGCCGGATACATCGGCAGCCACATGGCATACGAACTCGCTGATCGTGGCGAACAAGCTATTGTCATCGATGATTTCTCATCGGGCTTCGAAGCCGCAATACCCTCCGGCGTTCCGATCTTCGCCAGGGACATCGGCGATCAGCGGCGAGTGGCGCCGCTGATCGCGAAGTATGGGATTTCGGAGATCATTCATTTTGCGGCTTCGGCAGTTGTTGCGGAGTCGGTTGCCGATCCGCTTCGATACTATCGCAACAACACCGCAAATTCACGAAGCCTGATCGAGCTCGCAATCAGGAGCGGGGTGCAGCGTTTCATCCTTTCCTCGACGGCTGCGGTGTACGGGAATCCGCCGGCAAATCCTGTCACGGAAGAAACCCCCGTCGCGCCCGTGTCACCTTACGGCTCATCCAAGTTGATGGCCGAAATGATGCTGCGTGATGCTGCGCGCGCTCACGGCCTACGCTACGTCATCTTGAGGTATTTCAACGTAGCAGGCGCCGATCCCGCTCTGCGCACTGGACAGGCAACGCGAGGGGCAACGCATCTAATCAAGGTTGCAGCGGAGACCGCCGTGGGTCTACGAGAGAAGATCCAGGTTTTCGGCACCGATTATCCCACGCCCGACGGCACCTGCATTCGCGACTATATCCACGTGAGCGACCTCGTAAACGCTCATTGCCGCGCGCTTTCATATCTGCGCGATGATGGGACGTCCCTGACGCTAAATTGCGGCTACGGCCGCGGCTTTTCGGTCTTGCAGGTAATCGACGCCATGCGGCACGAGTCCGGAAACGACTTTCCCGTCGAACTCGTCGCCCGCCGGCCTGGCGATCCGGCGGAGGTCGTGGCGTCGGCGGAGCGGATGCGCAATCTGCTCGGCTGGCAGCCCCAATGGGATGATCTGTCCCTGATCGTCCGCCATGCGCTTGCCTGGGAACGCAAACGATTGGCACAAAGTAATGCAAGGCCTCCCTCCAGAGCGTCCCAGCCGGTCCCACTCCGTCCCATCGTCGGCAAGGTGAGAGGGGACAAGCGTCTGCCGCCCGGAAGTTCAACACTCGTTCAAGAACAGAGGACGCGACGGCGATGA
- a CDS encoding helix-turn-helix domain-containing protein: MAAITGARAEEITIGKLSQLTGVNIETIRYYEKIKVLPVPSRAENGRRMYGPAERRILAFVRRSRELGFSLDEIRALMRLGGPQKASCREVREIAANHLDDIRAKIKDLRKLERLLTKTVAQCTGTTAPECPVLDILDVQSPSRTRVTI; this comes from the coding sequence ATGGCTGCGATCACGGGTGCGCGAGCGGAGGAGATCACCATCGGCAAGCTGTCGCAGCTTACCGGAGTGAACATCGAGACCATTCGCTACTATGAGAAAATCAAGGTGCTGCCCGTCCCCTCGCGCGCCGAGAATGGGCGCCGGATGTACGGTCCGGCCGAACGGCGTATCCTCGCCTTCGTGCGGCGCTCGCGCGAGTTAGGGTTTTCGCTCGACGAGATACGCGCCTTGATGCGCCTAGGCGGCCCTCAAAAAGCCTCTTGTCGCGAGGTCCGGGAGATTGCCGCAAACCATCTCGATGACATCCGAGCCAAGATCAAAGACCTCCGCAAGCTCGAACGCTTGCTTACAAAAACCGTCGCCCAATGCACCGGCACCACGGCGCCCGAGTGCCCGGTGCTGGACATTCTCGATGTCCAATCTCCAAGTCGCACGAGAGTGACGATCTAG
- a CDS encoding DUF2304 domain-containing protein, producing the protein MIAQLLLTALLALVLIYAWSAHRTVPIIGLLASGAALAGLYFVWVPAHATALAAFAGIGRGVDLIVYTWVVISLLIMLNLHLKLRRQLDMITRLARAVAIDRAKKSRREAVPPRGRRQVMLGRKTEAPPIESQAKK; encoded by the coding sequence ATGATCGCGCAGCTGTTGCTGACGGCCCTTCTGGCCTTGGTTCTGATCTACGCCTGGTCGGCGCACCGGACGGTGCCGATCATCGGCCTGCTCGCGAGCGGCGCTGCGCTCGCCGGACTCTACTTTGTCTGGGTGCCGGCGCACGCCACAGCACTTGCGGCCTTCGCGGGAATCGGCCGCGGTGTCGACCTCATCGTCTACACCTGGGTCGTGATCAGCCTGCTCATCATGCTCAATTTGCATCTCAAGCTGCGGCGCCAGCTCGACATGATCACGCGGCTGGCGCGCGCCGTTGCGATCGATCGCGCCAAGAAGAGCCGACGAGAGGCAGTCCCTCCGCGAGGGCGTCGCCAGGTCATGTTGGGCCGAAAGACCGAGGCACCCCCGATCGAATCCCAGGCGAAAAAGTAG
- the merB gene encoding organomercurial lyase, with product MRPTPHRFNIDGKRLHTWCALDTLFFPAVIGRPAHLESPCAITGIPIMLTVDPATGVSALEPSTAVVAMVTPEQMNSVRTAFCNPGRFFATPLQRGTGNTCSREWRC from the coding sequence TTGCGTCCCACACCGCACCGCTTCAACATCGATGGTAAACGCTTGCACACATGGTGTGCACTGGACACCCTGTTCTTCCCTGCCGTGATCGGCCGTCCGGCTCATCTCGAATCTCCCTGCGCGATCACCGGCATTCCCATCATGTTGACGGTCGATCCGGCAACCGGCGTCAGCGCGCTAGAGCCGTCGACCGCGGTCGTCGCTATGGTGACGCCGGAGCAGATGAACTCGGTCCGCACCGCCTTTTGCAATCCCGGTCGTTTCTTTGCTACGCCACTGCAGCGCGGGACTGGCAACACCTGCAGCCGGGAATGGAGGTGCTGA
- a CDS encoding recombinase family protein yields MAATVRAALYLRVSTGRQADSDLSIPDQRRQAKGYCASRGWEIVADYVEPGASATDDRRPEFQRMIDAATIKPPAFDVILVHSFSRFFRDQFQLEFYVRRLAKNGVRLVSITQELGDDPMSNMIRQIMALFDEYQSKENAKHTLRAMKENARQGFWNGALPPIGYRVVEAAEQRGHRTKKTLEIDPIQAETVRLIYRLAREGNGSSGSMGVKSIAKHLNESGIRTRDGGRWGVDAVHKVLTRTTYIGRHRFNTKFWKTRERKPDTEVVEMAVPPIIEVAEFEAVQTLLKARSPARNAPRVVSGPTLLTGICFCATCGGAMTLRTGKSGRYRYYTCSTKARQGETGCTGRTVPMEKLDSAVAEHIEQRLLQPKRLEEVLSAVLHRRKERAERRTTHIAELRKRATEAEAKLKRLYDAIENGIADVSDPMLKERVTELKSIRDQARADAERAEGALDRAGPSITPQTLKTFAGQARRRMRTGAGGYRRDHLRALAQRVEVDAKEVRIMGSKSVLLRTLVAASGVKSAGFGVPSFVPNWRTRHDSNV; encoded by the coding sequence ATGGCTGCAACGGTTCGGGCGGCGCTCTACTTGCGGGTCTCAACAGGACGGCAGGCCGACAGCGATCTCTCCATCCCGGATCAGCGCCGCCAGGCGAAGGGCTATTGCGCATCGCGTGGGTGGGAGATTGTCGCCGACTATGTCGAGCCGGGCGCGTCCGCGACCGACGATCGGCGGCCGGAGTTCCAGCGCATGATTGACGCGGCGACGATCAAGCCGCCGGCATTCGATGTGATCCTCGTCCACAGCTTCAGCCGCTTCTTCCGCGACCAATTCCAGCTTGAGTTTTATGTCCGCCGGCTTGCCAAGAACGGTGTGCGTCTGGTGTCGATCACCCAGGAGCTCGGCGACGACCCGATGAGCAACATGATCCGCCAGATCATGGCGCTGTTCGACGAATACCAGTCCAAGGAGAACGCCAAGCATACGCTGCGGGCGATGAAGGAGAACGCGCGCCAGGGCTTCTGGAACGGCGCGCTGCCGCCGATCGGCTACCGCGTCGTCGAAGCCGCCGAGCAGCGCGGCCACCGCACCAAGAAGACACTGGAGATCGATCCGATCCAGGCCGAGACCGTGCGGCTGATCTATCGCCTGGCGCGCGAAGGAAACGGCTCATCCGGATCGATGGGCGTCAAATCGATTGCCAAGCATCTGAACGAGTCTGGCATTCGAACGCGCGATGGTGGACGCTGGGGCGTCGATGCCGTGCACAAGGTACTGACGCGAACGACGTATATCGGCCGCCACCGCTTCAACACCAAATTTTGGAAAACCCGCGAGCGCAAACCGGACACTGAAGTGGTCGAGATGGCGGTACCGCCGATCATCGAGGTCGCAGAGTTCGAGGCTGTGCAGACGCTGCTCAAGGCACGTAGCCCCGCAAGGAACGCGCCGCGTGTCGTCAGCGGACCGACCCTCCTTACCGGCATCTGCTTCTGCGCCACCTGCGGCGGGGCGATGACACTGAGGACCGGGAAGAGTGGGCGGTACAGGTACTACACGTGCTCGACCAAGGCGCGGCAGGGCGAGACTGGCTGCACGGGCCGTACCGTTCCGATGGAGAAGCTCGACAGCGCGGTGGCCGAGCATATCGAGCAACGCCTATTGCAACCCAAGCGTCTCGAGGAAGTCCTATCGGCCGTCCTTCATCGCCGGAAGGAGCGCGCCGAGCGCCGAACGACGCATATCGCCGAATTGCGCAAGCGTGCGACTGAGGCAGAAGCCAAACTCAAGCGGCTGTACGACGCCATTGAAAATGGGATCGCTGACGTGTCGGACCCGATGCTCAAGGAGCGCGTGACCGAGTTGAAGTCCATCCGCGACCAGGCCCGCGCCGACGCAGAGCGGGCCGAGGGCGCGCTCGATCGAGCCGGACCAAGCATCACACCGCAGACGCTGAAGACCTTCGCCGGCCAGGCCCGCAGGCGGATGCGGACCGGGGCGGGCGGCTACCGCCGCGACCACCTCCGAGCGCTGGCCCAACGGGTGGAAGTCGACGCGAAAGAGGTTCGCATCATGGGATCGAAAAGCGTGCTCCTGCGCACGCTCGTCGCCGCTTCCGGCGTAAAATCGGCAGGTTTTGGAGTGCCCAGTTTTGTACCGAACTGGCGCACCCGACACGATTCGAACGTGTGA